Genomic DNA from Deinococcus aetherius:
GCAAGACTCTTGCAGCGCCCGACCCTCCACCACTTCGAGTGGTCGAGGACGAAAGGGCGGACGAGCCCACCGCTCAACTCCAGGCTCATCCCCCTTCCGCCCACAAGCGGCAGTGCTTCGAGGCGGTCAAGCGCCTGTTGGCCGAGGGGAGCTCGGTCAAGCAGACCGCCCGAGAGACGGGGGTCGCCATCGGTACGGTCAGGAAGTATGCTCAGTTCGAGCAGCACCCCGGCACCGCGGCGCGGCCACCGCGCCACCACGTGGTCGCGCCGTATCGGGAGTGGCTGACCGCGCAATGGGCGGCGGGCAGGTGCAACGCGGTGGCGTTGCACCAAGAATTGCGGGAGCGGGGGTACCCGGGCGGCTATACCGCCGTCCGTGAGTTCTGTCGGCACCTCCGCACATCAGGCAGCGCCGGACACCGCCGTGCCGTCTGTCCCTCACCTCGAACGCTCTCCTGGGCCGTGTTGGTCCCCAGCACTATTCGCGCGCCGGAAGTAGGCGCGCTGTTAGAAGCAGGTCGAGCAACAACGCCCGAGTTCGTGCAGGTGGAACGGCTACTGACGATGGGCTGGACGCTGCTGAGGGGACACGAAGCCCAGCCCCTACGGGGCTGGCTGAGCGACCTGGAACAGAGTGACATCAGAGAACTTCGTGCCTTCGCGGTGGGACTCGACCGGGACTTCGATGCGGTGAGGGCGGCGTTGGAGACCACGTACAGCAATGGGCAGGTGGAGGGGCAGGTCAACCGCCTCAAGACCATTAAGCGGGGCATGTACGGGCGAGCGGGCCTCGACCTGCTCAAGGCGAGGGTGCTGCACCAGGCCCAACGCCCGGCGGCCCGCGTCACCAAAAGCTAGGGAGACCCAGTTCCCTCCCGCCGCTGCCCTCGTCACGTAGAGTGCCTTGGCATCCAGCGTGAGAAGCGCAACTCATCCCGAAACTCGGAGGGGACATCGCTCTCTGCCTTCGTCCTCTCATGGGCCAATGCTGCTCGCCATGGTCCGACAGGAGGGACGCGAAGTCACCTGAGAAGCCAGGGAGACACGTACCAGGAGGGCGTGGTTTCAAAGTACCGGGCCATTCGACTTGCACAAGC
This window encodes:
- a CDS encoding ISL3 family transposase gives rise to the protein MDLQSCLPDPELLTLSATTVQPEVLWLDLESRAPSGVCPSCGQASSHRHSRYTRILKDVALLGRRVRLRLTVRKFFCDTVGCAQRIFCERLPSVAYPWRRKTVRLERQNHLVALEVGAESAARVLGLCGCPVSADTLLAGVRRPSLVQGVVSVRHLGIDDWAWCKGKTYGTILVDLERHCVVDLLPDREADTLAGWLTSHPEIEVITRDRGGAYQEGALRGAPQAQQVADRWHLLKNLRETLERYFQRTHSTFTALRKTLAAPDPPPLRVVEDERADEPTAQLQAHPPSAHKRQCFEAVKRLLAEGSSVKQTARETGVAIGTVRKYAQFEQHPGTAARPPRHHVVAPYREWLTAQWAAGRCNAVALHQELRERGYPGGYTAVREFCRHLRTSGSAGHRRAVCPSPRTLSWAVLVPSTIRAPEVGALLEAGRATTPEFVQVERLLTMGWTLLRGHEAQPLRGWLSDLEQSDIRELRAFAVGLDRDFDAVRAALETTYSNGQVEGQVNRLKTIKRGMYGRAGLDLLKARVLHQAQRPAARVTKS